The nucleotide window AATTACGTTGGTGCAATAAGAGTAAAGGTGGAGCAATAACAACAATGACTGATGTAAATAAAACCATCCGCTGGGGCATTATCGGTGTCGGTGATGTGTGTGAAGTAAAAAGTGGCCCCGGATTTTACAAAACGCCCCATTCAGAACTGGTTGCGGTGATGCGCCGCAACGGCGAAAAAGCTAAAGACTTCGCGCAGCGTCATCAGGTAGCACACTGGTACGATAACGCCGAGGCACTGCTCGCCAATCCGGATATAAACGCTATTTATATCGCCACACCACCGGCGCAACATAAAGACTATGCCATCGCCGCATTACAAGCGGGGAAAAACGTCTATATCGAAAAACCGGTTACGCTTAACGCAGCAGAATGCGATGCAATTATCGCAGCGGAAAAAACCAGCGGCAAAAAAGTCAGCGTTGCGCATTACCGCCGTTATGTACCTTGCTTTATGAAAGTCGCCGAATTGATTCGCACCGGTGCCATTGGTGATGTACTCATGGTGCAGGTGGATATGTTGCGGCCAGTAAAAGATAAAATTATTGCCGAAACCGAGGA belongs to Cellvibrio sp. pealriver and includes:
- a CDS encoding Gfo/Idh/MocA family protein; this translates as MTDVNKTIRWGIIGVGDVCEVKSGPGFYKTPHSELVAVMRRNGEKAKDFAQRHQVAHWYDNAEALLANPDINAIYIATPPAQHKDYAIAALQAGKNVYIEKPVTLNAAECDAIIAAEKTSGKKVSVAHYRRYVPCFMKVAELIRTGAIGDVLMVQVDMLRPVKDKIIAETEENWRVNPALSGGGLFHDLSPHQLDLMLYWFGSVVQASGFGYNQRQFNAADDCVHGWAKFDSGVVLQGRWHYAVAPEQTRDLCEVIGTAGKLSINFFGQQVIRLSNAEGEQEMVIPNPQHIQQPMIEQVNRYFRGEQDNPCSVSEAKKVMELIDCFSQPMN